In Streptomyces violaceusniger Tu 4113, one DNA window encodes the following:
- a CDS encoding glycoside hydrolase family 15 protein, with protein sequence MHVAGRIEDYALIGDMQTAALVCRDGTVDWLCLPRFDSHAVFAGLLGTEEHGFWRLGPAFPSGSGPPAADRRRYRGDSLVLESEWDTPRGTVRVIDFMPPRDGAPQLVRIVEGVSGRVPMRSMLRMRFSYGWVVPWVHRVDTRTVAVAGPDSVWLDTEADTYGKDLTTYSDFTVGPGDRIAFTISWQPSHNEPPALPEPEVALEATEAFWREWVEHCTYHGPYRDAVVRSLITLKALTYAPTGGIVAAPTTSLPEDIGGVRNWDYRFTWLRDAAITLSSLLRTGYREEARAWREWLLRAVAGDPENLQIMYGIAGERELAEAELTWLPGYENSQPVRIGNGAAGQLQLDVYGEVIEALHLAHMTGLARNDYASVLQLKLIRYLEEHWDEPDEGIWEVRGPRRHFVHSKVMAWVAVDRTVKLIESGDVDGPLERWRELRDEIHRDVCERGYDAERNTFTQSYGSKELDASLLLIPQMGFLPPDDKRVIGTIEAIQRELSTEDGFVMRYPTAGEDAGVDGLEGDEGAFLACSFWLADDLAMIGRVDEARKLFEKLLGLRNDLGLLAEEWDPKNQRQVGNFPQAFSHVPLIDTALRLTASGAYGG encoded by the coding sequence ATGCACGTGGCCGGGCGTATCGAGGATTACGCACTGATTGGTGATATGCAGACCGCCGCCCTCGTCTGCAGAGACGGCACGGTCGACTGGCTGTGCCTGCCGCGGTTCGACTCCCATGCCGTCTTCGCCGGTCTGCTGGGCACTGAGGAACATGGTTTCTGGCGCCTCGGGCCCGCCTTCCCCTCGGGGAGCGGGCCGCCCGCCGCCGACCGCCGCCGCTACCGCGGCGACTCCCTGGTGCTGGAATCGGAGTGGGACACTCCGCGCGGCACGGTCCGTGTGATCGACTTCATGCCGCCCCGTGACGGCGCCCCGCAACTGGTGCGGATCGTCGAGGGAGTCAGCGGCCGGGTGCCGATGCGCTCCATGCTGCGGATGCGGTTCTCCTACGGCTGGGTCGTGCCGTGGGTGCACCGGGTGGACACCCGCACCGTCGCCGTCGCCGGCCCGGACTCCGTCTGGCTGGACACCGAGGCCGACACCTACGGCAAGGACCTCACCACCTACTCCGACTTCACGGTGGGCCCCGGCGACCGGATCGCCTTCACCATCAGTTGGCAGCCCTCGCACAACGAGCCGCCCGCGCTGCCCGAGCCGGAGGTCGCGCTGGAGGCCACCGAGGCGTTCTGGCGGGAGTGGGTCGAGCACTGCACGTACCACGGCCCCTACCGGGACGCGGTGGTCCGCTCGCTGATCACGCTCAAGGCGCTGACCTACGCCCCCACCGGCGGCATCGTCGCGGCGCCCACCACCTCGCTCCCCGAGGACATCGGCGGCGTCCGGAACTGGGACTACCGCTTCACCTGGCTGCGGGACGCGGCGATCACCCTCTCCTCGCTGCTGCGCACCGGCTACCGCGAGGAAGCGCGCGCCTGGCGCGAATGGCTGCTGCGCGCGGTCGCGGGCGACCCGGAGAACCTGCAGATCATGTACGGTATCGCGGGCGAGCGGGAGTTGGCCGAGGCCGAGCTGACCTGGCTGCCCGGCTATGAGAACTCCCAGCCGGTCCGGATCGGCAACGGCGCGGCCGGCCAGCTCCAGCTCGACGTCTACGGCGAGGTCATCGAGGCGCTGCACCTGGCCCATATGACGGGCCTGGCGCGCAATGACTACGCGAGCGTGCTGCAGCTCAAGCTGATCCGCTACCTGGAAGAGCACTGGGACGAGCCGGACGAGGGCATCTGGGAGGTGCGCGGGCCGCGCCGCCACTTCGTGCACTCCAAGGTGATGGCCTGGGTCGCGGTCGACCGCACCGTCAAGCTGATCGAATCCGGCGATGTGGACGGGCCGTTGGAGCGCTGGCGGGAGCTGCGCGACGAGATCCACCGGGACGTCTGCGAGCGGGGTTACGACGCCGAGCGCAACACCTTCACGCAGTCCTACGGCTCCAAGGAGCTGGACGCCTCGCTGCTGCTCATCCCGCAGATGGGCTTTCTGCCGCCGGACGACAAGCGGGTCATCGGCACCATCGAGGCGATCCAGCGGGAGCTGTCGACCGAGGACGGCTTCGTCATGCGCTACCCCACGGCGGGCGAGGACGCCGGGGTGGACGGTCTCGAGGGCGACGAAGGGGCCTTCCTGGCCTGCTCGTTCTGGCTCGCCGACGATCTGGCGATGATCGGCCGGGTGGACGAGGCCCGAAAGCTCTTCGAGAAGCTGCTCGGGCTCCGCAACGACCTCGGGCTGCTGGCCGAGGAGTGGGACCCGAAGAACCAGCGCCAGGTGGGCAACTTCCCGCAGGCGTTCAGCCATGTGCCGCTGATCGACACCGCGCTGCGGCTGACAGCGTCCGGCGCGTACGGAGGCTAG
- a CDS encoding CTP synthase, whose protein sequence is MTTKHLFVTGGVASSLGKGLTASSLGALLKARGLRVTMQKLDPYLNVDPGTMNPFQHGEVFVTNDGAETDLDIGHYERFLDVDLDGSANVTTGQVYSTVIAKERRGEYLGDTVQVIPHITNEIKHRIRRMATDDVDVVITEVGGTVGDIESLPFLEAVRQVRHEVGRDNVFVVHISLLPYIGPSGELKTKPTQHSVAALRNIGIQPDAIVLRADREVPTSIKRKVSLMCDVDDAAVVAAIDAKSIYDIPKVLHSEGLDAYVVRKLDLPFRDVDWTQWDDLLRRVHQPDHEVTVALVGKYIDLPDAYLSVTEALRAGGFANNARVKIKWVTSDDCKTAAGARDQLDGVDAVCIPGGFGDRGVIGKVGAITYARENKLPVLGLCLGLQCIVIEAARNLAGIEGANSTEFEPATTDPVISTMAEQLDIVAGEGDMGGTMRLGMYPAKLAEGSIVREVYDNQPYVEERHRHRYEVNNSYRGELEKKAGIVFSGTSPDNKLVEYVEYPREVHPYLVGTQAHPELRSRPTRPHPLFAGLVKAAVERQTAGQTRSAGA, encoded by the coding sequence ATGACGACCAAGCACCTCTTCGTCACCGGGGGTGTCGCCTCCTCACTCGGCAAGGGTCTTACCGCCTCCAGTCTGGGGGCCCTGCTGAAGGCGCGCGGTCTGCGCGTCACCATGCAGAAGCTCGATCCGTATCTGAACGTCGACCCGGGCACGATGAACCCCTTCCAGCACGGTGAGGTGTTCGTCACCAACGACGGCGCCGAGACCGATCTGGACATCGGCCACTACGAGCGCTTCCTCGACGTCGACCTCGACGGCTCGGCCAATGTGACCACCGGACAGGTCTACTCCACGGTAATCGCCAAGGAGCGGCGCGGTGAGTACCTCGGTGACACCGTGCAGGTCATCCCGCACATCACCAACGAGATCAAGCACCGCATCCGGCGCATGGCCACCGACGACGTGGACGTCGTCATCACCGAGGTCGGCGGCACCGTCGGCGACATCGAGTCGCTGCCCTTCCTGGAGGCCGTCCGCCAGGTCCGGCACGAGGTCGGCCGGGACAACGTCTTCGTGGTGCACATCTCGCTGCTGCCCTACATCGGCCCGTCCGGTGAGCTGAAGACCAAGCCCACCCAGCACTCGGTGGCCGCGCTGCGCAACATCGGTATCCAGCCGGACGCGATCGTGCTGCGAGCCGACCGCGAGGTCCCGACCTCCATCAAGCGCAAGGTCTCGCTGATGTGTGACGTTGATGACGCGGCCGTGGTCGCCGCCATCGACGCCAAGTCGATCTACGACATCCCCAAGGTGCTGCACTCCGAGGGCCTGGACGCCTATGTCGTCCGCAAGCTGGATCTGCCCTTCCGCGACGTGGACTGGACCCAGTGGGACGATCTGCTGCGGCGGGTCCACCAGCCCGACCACGAGGTCACCGTGGCGCTCGTCGGCAAGTACATCGACCTGCCCGACGCCTACCTCTCGGTCACCGAGGCGCTGCGCGCCGGCGGCTTCGCCAACAACGCCCGCGTCAAGATCAAGTGGGTCACCTCCGACGACTGTAAGACGGCCGCCGGCGCCCGGGACCAGCTCGACGGCGTGGACGCGGTCTGCATCCCCGGCGGCTTCGGCGACCGCGGAGTGATCGGTAAGGTCGGCGCGATCACCTACGCCCGGGAGAACAAGCTCCCGGTGCTGGGCCTCTGCCTCGGACTGCAGTGCATCGTCATCGAGGCCGCGCGCAACCTCGCGGGCATCGAGGGCGCCAACTCCACCGAGTTCGAGCCCGCCACCACCGACCCGGTGATCTCCACCATGGCCGAGCAGCTCGACATCGTCGCGGGCGAGGGCGACATGGGCGGCACCATGCGGCTGGGCATGTACCCGGCCAAGCTGGCCGAGGGCTCGATCGTCCGCGAGGTCTACGACAACCAGCCGTACGTCGAGGAGCGCCACCGCCACCGCTACGAGGTCAACAACTCCTACCGCGGTGAGCTGGAGAAGAAGGCCGGGATCGTCTTCTCCGGCACCTCTCCGGACAACAAGCTCGTCGAGTACGTGGAGTACCCGCGCGAGGTCCACCCCTACCTGGTCGGCACCCAGGCGCACCCCGAGCTGCGCTCCCGCCCGACCCGGCCGCACCCGCTTTTCGCGGGCCTGGTGAAGGCGGCGGTCGAGCGACAGACCGCTGGTCAGACGCGTAGCGCCGGGGCCTGA
- a CDS encoding NUDIX domain-containing protein, with translation MRIQDTPEEWPVTATATPFTGNKTSVRTDEVEMPDGSRVNRDYQVHPGSVAILALDEDGRVIVLRQYRHPVRQRLWEIPAGLLDIPGENPLHAAQRELYEEAHVKAEDWRVLVDVYTSPGGSDEAVRIFLAREISAAEGERFEVSEEEADMELARVSLEELVRGVLAGELHNTCLALGVLALHAALSGDGIDALRPADASWPARPFAA, from the coding sequence ATGCGTATCCAGGACACCCCCGAGGAATGGCCGGTCACCGCCACCGCCACGCCGTTCACCGGCAACAAGACGAGCGTGCGCACCGACGAGGTCGAGATGCCCGACGGCAGTCGGGTCAACCGCGACTACCAGGTCCACCCCGGCTCCGTCGCCATCCTCGCCCTGGACGAGGACGGCCGCGTGATCGTGCTGCGGCAGTACCGGCACCCGGTCCGCCAGCGACTGTGGGAGATCCCGGCCGGTCTCCTGGACATCCCCGGTGAGAACCCGCTGCACGCCGCCCAGCGGGAGTTGTACGAGGAGGCGCACGTCAAGGCCGAGGACTGGCGTGTCCTCGTCGACGTCTACACCTCGCCCGGCGGCTCCGACGAGGCCGTACGGATCTTCCTGGCCCGGGAGATCTCCGCGGCCGAGGGCGAGCGGTTCGAGGTCTCCGAGGAGGAGGCCGACATGGAGCTGGCCCGGGTGTCCCTGGAGGAGCTGGTGCGCGGCGTGCTCGCGGGCGAGCTGCACAACACCTGCCTCGCGCTCGGAGTGCTGGCGCTGCACGCCGCGCTCTCCGGCGACGGTATCGACGCCCTCCGTCCGGCCGACGCCTCCTGGCCGGCCCGCCCCTTCGCGGCGTAG